A window of the Lactuca sativa cultivar Salinas chromosome 7, Lsat_Salinas_v11, whole genome shotgun sequence genome harbors these coding sequences:
- the LOC111890964 gene encoding tryptophan synthase beta chain 1 isoform X3, whose protein sequence is MACNFPMVSLPCVRKVIPAGHEPLTLNTNLNFRSTSFTKKPNSHVVQEKTPTPGKFGSFGGKFVPEILIAPLEKLEAEFNSILEDHEFKAELAAALRDYVGRETPLYHAHNLTDHYKNINGEGPEIYLKREDLGHGGSYKMSNVIAQALLAKRMGQKSVITATSAGNHGVAAAAVCAKYSLDCTIFIGTRDIQRNPSSVQRMKLLGAQVKAVDGNFQAAVSESTRSWIENLETVYYIAGTAVGPHPIPTMVREFYSVIGKETRKQAMEKWGGVPDVLLACVGTGCNALGLFHEFIGDESVRMIGIEGGGVGSNTRDLHSASLVRGEVGVYHGAMCYLLQDGDGQIIRTESVASGLEFPGVSPELSFLKDSGRLECYTVTDQEALDGYKRLCHLEGIIHALETSHAFAYLEKLCPTLTHGAKVVVNCSGTGYNDVLQSSK, encoded by the exons ATGGCATGCAATTTCCCAATGGTATCTCTCCCTTGTGTGAGAAAAGTGATACCTGCAGGCCACGAGCCATTGACTTTGAACACAAACCTAAATTTCAGAAGTACATCTTTTACCAAGAAACCGAATAGTCATGTGGTGCAAGAGAAAACTCCCACTCCAGGAAAGTTCGGAAGCTTTGGTGGGAAGTTTGTACCCGAAATCCTGATCGCCCCTTTAGAAAAACTTGAAGCTGAATTCAACTCCATTTTGGAGGATCATGAGTTTAAG GCGGAGCTAGCAGCTGCACTAAGGGATTACGTTGGACGTGAAACTCCTTTGTACCATGCCCATAATCTCACAGATCATTACAAGAACATCAACGGAGAAGGGCCTGAAATATATCTTAAAAGAGAGGATCTCGGCCATGGAGGATCATATAAGATGAGCAACGTCATTGCACAAGCACTTTTGGCCAAACGAATGGGCCAAAAGAGCGTTATAACAGCTACGAGTGCTGGCAACCATGGTGTTGCAGCAGCTGCTGTGTGTGCTAAGTACTCCTTAGATTGTACTATATTCATTGGAACCAGAGATATTCAGCGAAATCCCTCGAGTGTGCAACGCATGAAGTTGCTTGGAGCTCAG GTTAAGGCTGTTGATGGGAATTTTCAGGCAGCAGTCTCAGAATCAACTAGGTCATGGATAGAAAACCTAGAAACTGTATATTACATAGCAGGAACAGCGGTGGGCCCACACCCTATCCCTACAATGGTCCGTGAATTCTATTCGGTGATTGGAAAAGAAACAAGGAAGCAAGCAATGGAGAAATGGGGTGGGGTGCCAGATGTGTTGCTTGCTTGTGTAGGGACTGGTTGCAACGCTTTAGGTTTGTTTCATGAATTCATAGGGGATGAAAGTGTACGGATGATTGGAATTGAGGGAGGTGGAGTAGGAAGTAACACCAGAGATTTACATTCTGCAAGTCTTGTAAGAGGTGAAGTTGGTGTTTATCATGGGGCCATGTGTTATTTGCTACAAGATGGAGATGGCCAAATCATTAGAACAGAGTCAGTGGCTAGTGG ATTGGAGTTTCCAGGAGTAAGCCCAGAACTAAGTTTTCTAAAAGATTCTGGCAGACTTGAGTGTTACACAGTTACTGATCAAGAAGCTCTTGATG GATACAAAAGATTATGCCATCTTGAAGGGATAATACATGCATTAGAGACCTCTCATGCTTTCGCCTATCTCGAAAAACTTTGTCCTACACTGACTCATGGCGCGAAGGTTGTGGTTAATTGCAGCGGCACCGGGTACAATGACGTTTTGCAGTCCTCAAAATAA
- the LOC111890964 gene encoding tryptophan synthase beta chain 1 isoform X4: protein MACNFPMVSLPCVRKVIPAGHEPLTLNTNLNFRSTSFTKKPNSHVVQEKTPTPGKFGSFGGKFVPEILIAPLEKLEAEFNSILEDHEFKAELAAALRDYVGRETPLYHAHNLTDHYKNINGEGPEIYLKREDLGHGGSYKMSNVIAQALLAKRMGQKSVITATSAGNHGVAAAAVCAKYSLDCTIFIGTRDIQRNPSSVQRMKLLGAQVKAVDGNFQAAVSESTRSWIENLETVYYIAGTAVGPHPIPTMVREFYSVIGKETRKQAMEKWGGVPDVLLACVGTGCNALGLFHEFIGDESVRMIGIEGGGVGSNTRDLHSASLVRGEVGVYHGAMCYLLQDGDGQIIRTESVASGLEFPGVSPELSFLKDSGRLECYTVTDQEALDGFPLCVISPPH from the exons ATGGCATGCAATTTCCCAATGGTATCTCTCCCTTGTGTGAGAAAAGTGATACCTGCAGGCCACGAGCCATTGACTTTGAACACAAACCTAAATTTCAGAAGTACATCTTTTACCAAGAAACCGAATAGTCATGTGGTGCAAGAGAAAACTCCCACTCCAGGAAAGTTCGGAAGCTTTGGTGGGAAGTTTGTACCCGAAATCCTGATCGCCCCTTTAGAAAAACTTGAAGCTGAATTCAACTCCATTTTGGAGGATCATGAGTTTAAG GCGGAGCTAGCAGCTGCACTAAGGGATTACGTTGGACGTGAAACTCCTTTGTACCATGCCCATAATCTCACAGATCATTACAAGAACATCAACGGAGAAGGGCCTGAAATATATCTTAAAAGAGAGGATCTCGGCCATGGAGGATCATATAAGATGAGCAACGTCATTGCACAAGCACTTTTGGCCAAACGAATGGGCCAAAAGAGCGTTATAACAGCTACGAGTGCTGGCAACCATGGTGTTGCAGCAGCTGCTGTGTGTGCTAAGTACTCCTTAGATTGTACTATATTCATTGGAACCAGAGATATTCAGCGAAATCCCTCGAGTGTGCAACGCATGAAGTTGCTTGGAGCTCAG GTTAAGGCTGTTGATGGGAATTTTCAGGCAGCAGTCTCAGAATCAACTAGGTCATGGATAGAAAACCTAGAAACTGTATATTACATAGCAGGAACAGCGGTGGGCCCACACCCTATCCCTACAATGGTCCGTGAATTCTATTCGGTGATTGGAAAAGAAACAAGGAAGCAAGCAATGGAGAAATGGGGTGGGGTGCCAGATGTGTTGCTTGCTTGTGTAGGGACTGGTTGCAACGCTTTAGGTTTGTTTCATGAATTCATAGGGGATGAAAGTGTACGGATGATTGGAATTGAGGGAGGTGGAGTAGGAAGTAACACCAGAGATTTACATTCTGCAAGTCTTGTAAGAGGTGAAGTTGGTGTTTATCATGGGGCCATGTGTTATTTGCTACAAGATGGAGATGGCCAAATCATTAGAACAGAGTCAGTGGCTAGTGG ATTGGAGTTTCCAGGAGTAAGCCCAGAACTAAGTTTTCTAAAAGATTCTGGCAGACTTGAGTGTTACACAGTTACTGATCAAGAAGCTCTTGATG GTTTTCCATTATGCGTTATTTCGCCCCCTCACTAG
- the LOC111890964 gene encoding tryptophan synthase beta chain 1 isoform X1, translating into MACNFPMVSLPCVRKVIPAGHEPLTLNTNLNFRSTSFTKKPNSHVVQEKTPTPGKFGSFGGKFVPEILIAPLEKLEAEFNSILEDHEFKAELAAALRDYVGRETPLYHAHNLTDHYKNINGEGPEIYLKREDLGHGGSYKMSNVIAQALLAKRMGQKSVITATSAGNHGVAAAAVCAKYSLDCTIFIGTRDIQRNPSSVQRMKLLGAQVKAVDGNFQAAVSESTRSWIENLETVYYIAGTAVGPHPIPTMVREFYSVIGKETRKQAMEKWGGVPDVLLACVGTGCNALGLFHEFIGDESVRMIGIEGGGVGSNTRDLHSASLVRGEVGVYHGAMCYLLQDGDGQIIRTESVASGLEFPGVSPELSFLKDSGRLECYTVTDQEALDGYKRLCHLEGIIPALETSHAFAYLEKLCPTLTHGAKVVVNCSGTGYNDVCSPQNKILSLSKNSLDAV; encoded by the exons ATGGCATGCAATTTCCCAATGGTATCTCTCCCTTGTGTGAGAAAAGTGATACCTGCAGGCCACGAGCCATTGACTTTGAACACAAACCTAAATTTCAGAAGTACATCTTTTACCAAGAAACCGAATAGTCATGTGGTGCAAGAGAAAACTCCCACTCCAGGAAAGTTCGGAAGCTTTGGTGGGAAGTTTGTACCCGAAATCCTGATCGCCCCTTTAGAAAAACTTGAAGCTGAATTCAACTCCATTTTGGAGGATCATGAGTTTAAG GCGGAGCTAGCAGCTGCACTAAGGGATTACGTTGGACGTGAAACTCCTTTGTACCATGCCCATAATCTCACAGATCATTACAAGAACATCAACGGAGAAGGGCCTGAAATATATCTTAAAAGAGAGGATCTCGGCCATGGAGGATCATATAAGATGAGCAACGTCATTGCACAAGCACTTTTGGCCAAACGAATGGGCCAAAAGAGCGTTATAACAGCTACGAGTGCTGGCAACCATGGTGTTGCAGCAGCTGCTGTGTGTGCTAAGTACTCCTTAGATTGTACTATATTCATTGGAACCAGAGATATTCAGCGAAATCCCTCGAGTGTGCAACGCATGAAGTTGCTTGGAGCTCAG GTTAAGGCTGTTGATGGGAATTTTCAGGCAGCAGTCTCAGAATCAACTAGGTCATGGATAGAAAACCTAGAAACTGTATATTACATAGCAGGAACAGCGGTGGGCCCACACCCTATCCCTACAATGGTCCGTGAATTCTATTCGGTGATTGGAAAAGAAACAAGGAAGCAAGCAATGGAGAAATGGGGTGGGGTGCCAGATGTGTTGCTTGCTTGTGTAGGGACTGGTTGCAACGCTTTAGGTTTGTTTCATGAATTCATAGGGGATGAAAGTGTACGGATGATTGGAATTGAGGGAGGTGGAGTAGGAAGTAACACCAGAGATTTACATTCTGCAAGTCTTGTAAGAGGTGAAGTTGGTGTTTATCATGGGGCCATGTGTTATTTGCTACAAGATGGAGATGGCCAAATCATTAGAACAGAGTCAGTGGCTAGTGG ATTGGAGTTTCCAGGAGTAAGCCCAGAACTAAGTTTTCTAAAAGATTCTGGCAGACTTGAGTGTTACACAGTTACTGATCAAGAAGCTCTTGATG GATACAAAAGATTATGCCATCTTGAAGGGATAATACCTGCATTAGAGACCTCTCATGCTTTCGCCTATCTCGAAAAACTTTGTCCTACACTGACTCATGGCGCGAAGGTTGTGGTTAATTGCAGCGGCACCGGGTACAATGACGTTTGCAGTCCTCAAAATAAAATATTGTCGTTGTCTAAAAATTCATTAGACGCGGTTTAG
- the LOC111890964 gene encoding tryptophan synthase beta chain 1 isoform X2, whose product MACNFPMVSLPCVRKVIPAGHEPLTLNTNLNFRSTSFTKKPNSHVVQEKTPTPGKFGSFGGKFVPEILIAPLEKLEAEFNSILEDHEFKAELAAALRDYVGRETPLYHAHNLTDHYKNINGEGPEIYLKREDLGHGGSYKMSNVIAQALLAKRMGQKSVITATSAGNHGVAAAAVCAKYSLDCTIFIGTRDIQRNPSSVQRMKLLGAQAAVSESTRSWIENLETVYYIAGTAVGPHPIPTMVREFYSVIGKETRKQAMEKWGGVPDVLLACVGTGCNALGLFHEFIGDESVRMIGIEGGGVGSNTRDLHSASLVRGEVGVYHGAMCYLLQDGDGQIIRTESVASGLEFPGVSPELSFLKDSGRLECYTVTDQEALDGYKRLCHLEGIIPALETSHAFAYLEKLCPTLTHGAKVVVNCSGTGYNDVCSPQNKILSLSKNSLDAV is encoded by the exons ATGGCATGCAATTTCCCAATGGTATCTCTCCCTTGTGTGAGAAAAGTGATACCTGCAGGCCACGAGCCATTGACTTTGAACACAAACCTAAATTTCAGAAGTACATCTTTTACCAAGAAACCGAATAGTCATGTGGTGCAAGAGAAAACTCCCACTCCAGGAAAGTTCGGAAGCTTTGGTGGGAAGTTTGTACCCGAAATCCTGATCGCCCCTTTAGAAAAACTTGAAGCTGAATTCAACTCCATTTTGGAGGATCATGAGTTTAAG GCGGAGCTAGCAGCTGCACTAAGGGATTACGTTGGACGTGAAACTCCTTTGTACCATGCCCATAATCTCACAGATCATTACAAGAACATCAACGGAGAAGGGCCTGAAATATATCTTAAAAGAGAGGATCTCGGCCATGGAGGATCATATAAGATGAGCAACGTCATTGCACAAGCACTTTTGGCCAAACGAATGGGCCAAAAGAGCGTTATAACAGCTACGAGTGCTGGCAACCATGGTGTTGCAGCAGCTGCTGTGTGTGCTAAGTACTCCTTAGATTGTACTATATTCATTGGAACCAGAGATATTCAGCGAAATCCCTCGAGTGTGCAACGCATGAAGTTGCTTGGAGCTCAG GCAGCAGTCTCAGAATCAACTAGGTCATGGATAGAAAACCTAGAAACTGTATATTACATAGCAGGAACAGCGGTGGGCCCACACCCTATCCCTACAATGGTCCGTGAATTCTATTCGGTGATTGGAAAAGAAACAAGGAAGCAAGCAATGGAGAAATGGGGTGGGGTGCCAGATGTGTTGCTTGCTTGTGTAGGGACTGGTTGCAACGCTTTAGGTTTGTTTCATGAATTCATAGGGGATGAAAGTGTACGGATGATTGGAATTGAGGGAGGTGGAGTAGGAAGTAACACCAGAGATTTACATTCTGCAAGTCTTGTAAGAGGTGAAGTTGGTGTTTATCATGGGGCCATGTGTTATTTGCTACAAGATGGAGATGGCCAAATCATTAGAACAGAGTCAGTGGCTAGTGG ATTGGAGTTTCCAGGAGTAAGCCCAGAACTAAGTTTTCTAAAAGATTCTGGCAGACTTGAGTGTTACACAGTTACTGATCAAGAAGCTCTTGATG GATACAAAAGATTATGCCATCTTGAAGGGATAATACCTGCATTAGAGACCTCTCATGCTTTCGCCTATCTCGAAAAACTTTGTCCTACACTGACTCATGGCGCGAAGGTTGTGGTTAATTGCAGCGGCACCGGGTACAATGACGTTTGCAGTCCTCAAAATAAAATATTGTCGTTGTCTAAAAATTCATTAGACGCGGTTTAG